A DNA window from Arachis duranensis cultivar V14167 chromosome 3, aradu.V14167.gnm2.J7QH, whole genome shotgun sequence contains the following coding sequences:
- the LOC107478886 gene encoding pentatricopeptide repeat-containing protein At3g53360, mitochondrial isoform X2: MSMITQGQVRYLSKCVKPIIQPISSSSYIDLMCKQHHYEEALHAFDFYIKNSSIQLEPSTYTNLILACTNSRSLEYGRKVHDHILNSNHRPDIVLHNHILNMYGKCGSLKDARKVFEAMQLRNVVSWTLMISGYSQNSQENDAIIMYLQMLRSGHLPDQLTFGSILKACSIAGDITLGWQLHGHVIKLGFGYHLIAQNALIAMYTKFGQINHASDVFTTISTKDLISWGSMITGFTQFGNEIDALYLFRDMLRQGSYQPNEFIFGSVFSACSSLLEPEFGRQIHGMMDSGLVPDSITCLSLLSACGSSMALNQGKQIHSYVIKLGFDKHAPVCNSLLTMYTKCSNLQDAFNVFEDISENANLVSWNAILSACLQHKQAGESFRLFKLMISSANRPDNITIMNLLGTCAELASLEAGNQVHCLSVKSGLVLDVSVCNGLIDMYAKCGSLKSAQNVFDSTLNQNVISWSSLIVGYAQFGLAHEALNLFRRMRKFGIHPNEVTYLGVLSACSHIGLVEEGWHLYKTMQVELGIPPRREHFSCMVDLLARAGCLNEAETFIMKTGFDPDITTWKTLLSACKTHGNVDIAKQAAENILKLDPSSSAAMVLLCNIHASAGNWEDVAKLRSLMKQTGVAKVPGQSWIEVKDKIHVFFSDDTSHPQREKIYTMLEELWLQMLDDGYDSCKWLDIDI, encoded by the exons ATGTCAATGATTACACAAGGACAAGTTCGATATTTATCTAAATGCGTAAAACCTATTATACAACCAATATCAAGCAGCAGTTACATCGATTTGATGTGCAAGCAGCACCATTACGAAGAAGCACTCCATGCATTCGATTTCTATATAAAGAACTCAAGTATCCAGCTGGAACCAAGCACATATACGAATTTAATACTGGCTTGTACTAACTCTAGATCTCTTGAATATGGTAGGAAAGTTCATGATCACATTTTAAATTCCAACCATCGACCAGACATTGTTCTGCATAATCATATTCTTAATATGTATGGAAAATGTGGTTCTTTGAAGGATGCTAGAAAAGTTTTTGAAGCAATGCAGCTGAGAAATGTGGTCTCATGGACATTAATGATCTCTGGATACTCTCAAAACAGTCAAGAGAATGATGCCATCATCATGTATTTGCAAATGCTGCGATCGGGACATTTACCAGACCAGTTAACCTTTGGAAGCATACTCAAGGCTTGCTCTATTGCAGGTGATATAACTTTAGGTTGGCAGCTGCATGGCCATGTAATCAAATTAGGATTTGGTTATCATCTGATTGCACAAAATGCTCTTATTGCAATGTATACAAAATTTGGACAAATTAATCACGCCTCAGATGTGTTTACTACAATCTCTACAAAGGATTTGATTTCTTGGGGTTCCATGATTACAGGGTTTACCCAATTTGGTAATGAGATAGATGCTTTATATCTTTTCAGAGACATGCTCAGGCAGGGTTCCTATCAGCCAAATGAATTTATATTTGGTAGTGTTTTCAGTGCTTGCAGCAGCCTGCTAGAGCCAGAATTCGGAAGGCAAATACATGGA ATGATGGATTCGGGATTGGTCCCAGATAGCATTACATGCCTCTCCTTACTTTCTGCTTGTGGGAGCTCGATGGCACTCAACCAAGGCAAGCAAATTCATTCCTACGTTATCAAACTAGGATTCGATAAGCATGCACCTGTTTGCAACTCTTTGCTAACCATGTACACGAAGTGTTCAAATCTACAAGATGCATTTAATGTTTTTGAAGATATAAGCGAGAATGCCAATTTAGTCTCGTGGAATGCAATTCTTTCAGCTTGTTTGCAGCATAAACAAGCAGGAGAGTCTTTCAGATTGTTTAAACTAATGATTTCTTCTGCAAATAGACCTGACAATATCACCATAATGAACTTATTAGGAACTTGCGCAGAATTAGCTTCATTAGAAGCCGGGAATCAAGTCCATTGCCTTAGTGTTAAAAGTGGACTTGTGCTAGATGTTTCTGTCTGCAATGGATTGATTGACATGTATGCAAAGTGTGGATCACTGAAATCTGCTCAAAATGTTTTTGATTCAACTCTCAACCAAAATGTTATCTCGTGGAGTAGTTTGATTGTTGGTTATGCACAATTTGGGCTTGCACATGAAGCACTTAATCTCTTCAGAAGAATGAGAAAGTTTGGTATTCACCCTAATGAGGTCACATATCTTGGGGTTCTCAGCGCATGCAGTCACATTGGATTGGTGGAGGAAGGATGGCACCTATATAAAACCATGCAAGTCGAACTAGGTATTCCACCAAGAAGAGAGCACTTCTCATGCATGGTTGATTTGCTTGCTCGAGCTGGATGCTTGAATGAAGCAGAGACTTTTATCATGAAAACAGGATTTGACCCCGATATTACTACGTGGAAAACTCTCCTATCTGCTTGCAAAACTCATGGTAATGTTGACATTGCGAAGCAAGCTGCAGAAAATATACTAAAGCTTGATCCTTCCAGCTCTGCTGCAATGGTGTTACTTTGCAATATTCATGCTTCTGCCGGAAACTGGGAAGATGTTGCCAAACTAAGGAGCTTGATGAAACAAACAGGTGTAGCAAAGGTTCCTGGTCAGAGTTGGATAGAAGTCAAGGATAAGATCCATGTGTTCTTCTCAGATGATACATCACATCCTCAAAGGGAAAAAATATACACAATGCTTGAAGAGTTATGGTTGCAGATGTTGGATGATGGTTATGATAGTTGCAAATGGTTAGACATTGACATTTAG
- the LOC107478886 gene encoding pentatricopeptide repeat-containing protein At3g53360, mitochondrial isoform X1: MSMITQGQVRYLSKCVKPIIQPISSSSYIDLMCKQHHYEEALHAFDFYIKNSSIQLEPSTYTNLILACTNSRSLEYGRKVHDHILNSNHRPDIVLHNHILNMYGKCGSLKDARKVFEAMQLRNVVSWTLMISGYSQNSQENDAIIMYLQMLRSGHLPDQLTFGSILKACSIAGDITLGWQLHGHVIKLGFGYHLIAQNALIAMYTKFGQINHASDVFTTISTKDLISWGSMITGFTQFGNEIDALYLFRDMLRQGSYQPNEFIFGSVFSACSSLLEPEFGRQIHGVCTKFGLGRNTFAGCSLSDMYAKFGFLPSAKLAFYHIESPDLVSWNAIIAAFADSGDANESIYFFCQMMDSGLVPDSITCLSLLSACGSSMALNQGKQIHSYVIKLGFDKHAPVCNSLLTMYTKCSNLQDAFNVFEDISENANLVSWNAILSACLQHKQAGESFRLFKLMISSANRPDNITIMNLLGTCAELASLEAGNQVHCLSVKSGLVLDVSVCNGLIDMYAKCGSLKSAQNVFDSTLNQNVISWSSLIVGYAQFGLAHEALNLFRRMRKFGIHPNEVTYLGVLSACSHIGLVEEGWHLYKTMQVELGIPPRREHFSCMVDLLARAGCLNEAETFIMKTGFDPDITTWKTLLSACKTHGNVDIAKQAAENILKLDPSSSAAMVLLCNIHASAGNWEDVAKLRSLMKQTGVAKVPGQSWIEVKDKIHVFFSDDTSHPQREKIYTMLEELWLQMLDDGYDSCKWLDIDI; encoded by the coding sequence ATGTCAATGATTACACAAGGACAAGTTCGATATTTATCTAAATGCGTAAAACCTATTATACAACCAATATCAAGCAGCAGTTACATCGATTTGATGTGCAAGCAGCACCATTACGAAGAAGCACTCCATGCATTCGATTTCTATATAAAGAACTCAAGTATCCAGCTGGAACCAAGCACATATACGAATTTAATACTGGCTTGTACTAACTCTAGATCTCTTGAATATGGTAGGAAAGTTCATGATCACATTTTAAATTCCAACCATCGACCAGACATTGTTCTGCATAATCATATTCTTAATATGTATGGAAAATGTGGTTCTTTGAAGGATGCTAGAAAAGTTTTTGAAGCAATGCAGCTGAGAAATGTGGTCTCATGGACATTAATGATCTCTGGATACTCTCAAAACAGTCAAGAGAATGATGCCATCATCATGTATTTGCAAATGCTGCGATCGGGACATTTACCAGACCAGTTAACCTTTGGAAGCATACTCAAGGCTTGCTCTATTGCAGGTGATATAACTTTAGGTTGGCAGCTGCATGGCCATGTAATCAAATTAGGATTTGGTTATCATCTGATTGCACAAAATGCTCTTATTGCAATGTATACAAAATTTGGACAAATTAATCACGCCTCAGATGTGTTTACTACAATCTCTACAAAGGATTTGATTTCTTGGGGTTCCATGATTACAGGGTTTACCCAATTTGGTAATGAGATAGATGCTTTATATCTTTTCAGAGACATGCTCAGGCAGGGTTCCTATCAGCCAAATGAATTTATATTTGGTAGTGTTTTCAGTGCTTGCAGCAGCCTGCTAGAGCCAGAATTCGGAAGGCAAATACATGGAGTATGTACTAAATTTGGTTTAGGGAGGAATACTTTTGCTGGATGTTCGCTCTCAGATATGTATGCAAAATTTGGATTCTTACCTTCAGCAAAACTTGCATTTTATCATATTGAAAGCCCTGATTTAGTGTCATGGAATGCAATTATTGCAGCATTTGCTGACAGTGGTGATGCTAATGAATCCATATATTTTTTCTGTCAGATGATGGATTCGGGATTGGTCCCAGATAGCATTACATGCCTCTCCTTACTTTCTGCTTGTGGGAGCTCGATGGCACTCAACCAAGGCAAGCAAATTCATTCCTACGTTATCAAACTAGGATTCGATAAGCATGCACCTGTTTGCAACTCTTTGCTAACCATGTACACGAAGTGTTCAAATCTACAAGATGCATTTAATGTTTTTGAAGATATAAGCGAGAATGCCAATTTAGTCTCGTGGAATGCAATTCTTTCAGCTTGTTTGCAGCATAAACAAGCAGGAGAGTCTTTCAGATTGTTTAAACTAATGATTTCTTCTGCAAATAGACCTGACAATATCACCATAATGAACTTATTAGGAACTTGCGCAGAATTAGCTTCATTAGAAGCCGGGAATCAAGTCCATTGCCTTAGTGTTAAAAGTGGACTTGTGCTAGATGTTTCTGTCTGCAATGGATTGATTGACATGTATGCAAAGTGTGGATCACTGAAATCTGCTCAAAATGTTTTTGATTCAACTCTCAACCAAAATGTTATCTCGTGGAGTAGTTTGATTGTTGGTTATGCACAATTTGGGCTTGCACATGAAGCACTTAATCTCTTCAGAAGAATGAGAAAGTTTGGTATTCACCCTAATGAGGTCACATATCTTGGGGTTCTCAGCGCATGCAGTCACATTGGATTGGTGGAGGAAGGATGGCACCTATATAAAACCATGCAAGTCGAACTAGGTATTCCACCAAGAAGAGAGCACTTCTCATGCATGGTTGATTTGCTTGCTCGAGCTGGATGCTTGAATGAAGCAGAGACTTTTATCATGAAAACAGGATTTGACCCCGATATTACTACGTGGAAAACTCTCCTATCTGCTTGCAAAACTCATGGTAATGTTGACATTGCGAAGCAAGCTGCAGAAAATATACTAAAGCTTGATCCTTCCAGCTCTGCTGCAATGGTGTTACTTTGCAATATTCATGCTTCTGCCGGAAACTGGGAAGATGTTGCCAAACTAAGGAGCTTGATGAAACAAACAGGTGTAGCAAAGGTTCCTGGTCAGAGTTGGATAGAAGTCAAGGATAAGATCCATGTGTTCTTCTCAGATGATACATCACATCCTCAAAGGGAAAAAATATACACAATGCTTGAAGAGTTATGGTTGCAGATGTTGGATGATGGTTATGATAGTTGCAAATGGTTAGACATTGACATTTAG
- the LOC107478886 gene encoding pentatricopeptide repeat-containing protein At3g53360, mitochondrial isoform X3, whose translation MDARKVFEAMQLRNVVSWTLMISGYSQNSQENDAIIMYLQMLRSGHLPDQLTFGSILKACSIAGDITLGWQLHGHVIKLGFGYHLIAQNALIAMYTKFGQINHASDVFTTISTKDLISWGSMITGFTQFGNEIDALYLFRDMLRQGSYQPNEFIFGSVFSACSSLLEPEFGRQIHGVCTKFGLGRNTFAGCSLSDMYAKFGFLPSAKLAFYHIESPDLVSWNAIIAAFADSGDANESIYFFCQMMDSGLVPDSITCLSLLSACGSSMALNQGKQIHSYVIKLGFDKHAPVCNSLLTMYTKCSNLQDAFNVFEDISENANLVSWNAILSACLQHKQAGESFRLFKLMISSANRPDNITIMNLLGTCAELASLEAGNQVHCLSVKSGLVLDVSVCNGLIDMYAKCGSLKSAQNVFDSTLNQNVISWSSLIVGYAQFGLAHEALNLFRRMRKFGIHPNEVTYLGVLSACSHIGLVEEGWHLYKTMQVELGIPPRREHFSCMVDLLARAGCLNEAETFIMKTGFDPDITTWKTLLSACKTHGNVDIAKQAAENILKLDPSSSAAMVLLCNIHASAGNWEDVAKLRSLMKQTGVAKVPGQSWIEVKDKIHVFFSDDTSHPQREKIYTMLEELWLQMLDDGYDSCKWLDIDI comes from the exons ATG GATGCTAGAAAAGTTTTTGAAGCAATGCAGCTGAGAAATGTGGTCTCATGGACATTAATGATCTCTGGATACTCTCAAAACAGTCAAGAGAATGATGCCATCATCATGTATTTGCAAATGCTGCGATCGGGACATTTACCAGACCAGTTAACCTTTGGAAGCATACTCAAGGCTTGCTCTATTGCAGGTGATATAACTTTAGGTTGGCAGCTGCATGGCCATGTAATCAAATTAGGATTTGGTTATCATCTGATTGCACAAAATGCTCTTATTGCAATGTATACAAAATTTGGACAAATTAATCACGCCTCAGATGTGTTTACTACAATCTCTACAAAGGATTTGATTTCTTGGGGTTCCATGATTACAGGGTTTACCCAATTTGGTAATGAGATAGATGCTTTATATCTTTTCAGAGACATGCTCAGGCAGGGTTCCTATCAGCCAAATGAATTTATATTTGGTAGTGTTTTCAGTGCTTGCAGCAGCCTGCTAGAGCCAGAATTCGGAAGGCAAATACATGGAGTATGTACTAAATTTGGTTTAGGGAGGAATACTTTTGCTGGATGTTCGCTCTCAGATATGTATGCAAAATTTGGATTCTTACCTTCAGCAAAACTTGCATTTTATCATATTGAAAGCCCTGATTTAGTGTCATGGAATGCAATTATTGCAGCATTTGCTGACAGTGGTGATGCTAATGAATCCATATATTTTTTCTGTCAGATGATGGATTCGGGATTGGTCCCAGATAGCATTACATGCCTCTCCTTACTTTCTGCTTGTGGGAGCTCGATGGCACTCAACCAAGGCAAGCAAATTCATTCCTACGTTATCAAACTAGGATTCGATAAGCATGCACCTGTTTGCAACTCTTTGCTAACCATGTACACGAAGTGTTCAAATCTACAAGATGCATTTAATGTTTTTGAAGATATAAGCGAGAATGCCAATTTAGTCTCGTGGAATGCAATTCTTTCAGCTTGTTTGCAGCATAAACAAGCAGGAGAGTCTTTCAGATTGTTTAAACTAATGATTTCTTCTGCAAATAGACCTGACAATATCACCATAATGAACTTATTAGGAACTTGCGCAGAATTAGCTTCATTAGAAGCCGGGAATCAAGTCCATTGCCTTAGTGTTAAAAGTGGACTTGTGCTAGATGTTTCTGTCTGCAATGGATTGATTGACATGTATGCAAAGTGTGGATCACTGAAATCTGCTCAAAATGTTTTTGATTCAACTCTCAACCAAAATGTTATCTCGTGGAGTAGTTTGATTGTTGGTTATGCACAATTTGGGCTTGCACATGAAGCACTTAATCTCTTCAGAAGAATGAGAAAGTTTGGTATTCACCCTAATGAGGTCACATATCTTGGGGTTCTCAGCGCATGCAGTCACATTGGATTGGTGGAGGAAGGATGGCACCTATATAAAACCATGCAAGTCGAACTAGGTATTCCACCAAGAAGAGAGCACTTCTCATGCATGGTTGATTTGCTTGCTCGAGCTGGATGCTTGAATGAAGCAGAGACTTTTATCATGAAAACAGGATTTGACCCCGATATTACTACGTGGAAAACTCTCCTATCTGCTTGCAAAACTCATGGTAATGTTGACATTGCGAAGCAAGCTGCAGAAAATATACTAAAGCTTGATCCTTCCAGCTCTGCTGCAATGGTGTTACTTTGCAATATTCATGCTTCTGCCGGAAACTGGGAAGATGTTGCCAAACTAAGGAGCTTGATGAAACAAACAGGTGTAGCAAAGGTTCCTGGTCAGAGTTGGATAGAAGTCAAGGATAAGATCCATGTGTTCTTCTCAGATGATACATCACATCCTCAAAGGGAAAAAATATACACAATGCTTGAAGAGTTATGGTTGCAGATGTTGGATGATGGTTATGATAGTTGCAAATGGTTAGACATTGACATTTAG
- the LOC107478886 gene encoding aldehyde oxidase GLOX isoform X5, translating into MHMALTNRNTVIMFDQTGAGQSGYKLRKRYNGTRCTTSHNDLVDPTCYAHSVEYDIAANKVRPLRLDTDTWCSSGSFLSNGTLLQTGGYGNRAKSIRFCRPCGGGGGKNLTCGWIQSKKTLFDERRYASSQILAEHDRVVVVGGRNVFTYEYVPKINHEEKSFALPFLHQTNDKNSGGNNLYPFLHLSSDGNLFIFANRDSILLNARRNRVIKTFPRIPGHGSRNYPSSGSSVMLPLHHKDKFQKVEVMVCGGSTTGAFRAANKGMFLEGLRSCGRMVITGNHHKWNMEYMPQPRLLHDMLILPTGQILIINGAKHGCAGFDNARNASLEPYLYNPKKIFGKRFKVLKSTSIARMHHSSATLLPDGRVLVGGGNPHPRYIFRNVAYPTELRLQAFVPHYMDKRYQNKRPMNLTIEYGNQIGYGKEFRVKFMVVKKGQISNNTVTFSAYAPPFTTHAFGMNQRMLKLRCKRMDVSKNGSVNAILEAPPSSFVAPSGYYLLTVVNAGIPSISQWIRFTHNG; encoded by the exons ATGCACATGGCTTTGACCAATCGGAACACGGTTATAATGTTTGACCAAACCGGAGCTGGCCAATCAGGTTACAAATTAAGAAAACGCTACAATGGAACACGGTGCACCACAAGTCACAATGATCTTGTGGATCCTACATGCTATGCACACTCAGTAGAGTATGACATTGCTGCTAACAAAGTTAGGCCTTTGAGGCTTGACACTGATACATGGTGTTCCTCTGGTTCATTTCTTAGCAATGGAACACTATTGCAAACTGGTGGATATGGCAATCGAGCTAAAAGCATAAGATTCTGTAGACcctgtggtggtggtggtggaaagAATCTTACATGTGGTTGGATTCAATCAAAGAAGACCCTTTTTGATGAACGGCGGTATGCTTCTAGTCAAATACTCGCAGAACATGAcagagttgttgttgttggtggaAGAAACGTATTCACATATGAATATGTACCAAAAATTAATCATGAAGAAAAATCTTTTGCTCTTCCATTCTTGCACCAAACCAATGACAAAAATTCAGGAGGGAACAATCTCTATCCTTTTCTTCATTTATCATCTGATGGGAACTTGTTCATTTTCGCAAACCGTGATTCAATCCTGCTCAATGCGAGAAGGAACCGGGTGATCAAGACATTCCCTCGGATCCCCGGACATGGATCAAGAAACTATCCAAGTTCAGGCTCATCTGTGATGCTACCTTTACATCATAAGGACAAGTTCCAAAAGGTGGAAGTTATGGTATGTGGTGGTTCTACTACTGGGGCATTCAGGGCTGCTAACAAGGGCATGTTCCTAGAAGGCTTAAGATCATGTGGGAGAATGGTAATTACAG GTAACCATCACAAATGGAACATGGAGTACATGCCGCAACCGCGCCTCCTCCATGACATGCTGATTCTCCCAACTGGCCAAATTTTGATCATCAATGGAGCAAAACATGGTTGTGCAGGGTTTGACAATGCAAGAAATGCTTCTCTTGAACCATACCTGTATAACCCCAAAAAGATATTTGGGAAGAGGTTCAAGGTGCTTAAGTCCACAAGCATTGCCAGAATGCACCATTCATCAGCAACCCTTCTTCCTGATGGAAGGGTCTTGGTTGGTGGTGGCAACCCTCATCCAAG GTACATATTTCGCAATGTGGCATACCCAACAGAATTGAGACTCCAAGCATTTGTTCCACACTACATGGACAAGAGGTACCAGAACAAGAGGCCTATGAACTTAACCATAGAATATGGTAATCAAATTGGGTACGGTAAAGAGTTTAGAGTGAAGTTTATGGTGGTTAAGAAGGGGCAAATTAGTAATAATACTGTAACGTTCAGTGCATATGCACCACCATTTACTACACATGCATTTGGCATGAATCAAAGGATGCTTAAGCTTAGGTGCAAGAGAATGGATGTGAGCAAAAATGGTTCAGTGAATGCAATTTTGGAAGCACCACCATCATCTTTTGTTGCACCTTCTGGTTACTACTTGCTCACTGTTGTTAATGCTGGAATTCCAAGCATTTCTCAATGGATTAGGTTCACACATAATGGTTAG
- the LOC107478886 gene encoding aldehyde oxidase GLOX isoform X4, whose translation MVYETMVIIISCTKSMIITILILIIFCAVLINGANVKSSSSIGTKGQWQLLFHNSGVVSMHMALTNRNTVIMFDQTGAGQSGYKLRKRYNGTRCTTSHNDLVDPTCYAHSVEYDIAANKVRPLRLDTDTWCSSGSFLSNGTLLQTGGYGNRAKSIRFCRPCGGGGGKNLTCGWIQSKKTLFDERRYASSQILAEHDRVVVVGGRNVFTYEYVPKINHEEKSFALPFLHQTNDKNSGGNNLYPFLHLSSDGNLFIFANRDSILLNARRNRVIKTFPRIPGHGSRNYPSSGSSVMLPLHHKDKFQKVEVMVCGGSTTGAFRAANKGMFLEGLRSCGRMVITGNHHKWNMEYMPQPRLLHDMLILPTGQILIINGAKHGCAGFDNARNASLEPYLYNPKKIFGKRFKVLKSTSIARMHHSSATLLPDGRVLVGGGNPHPRYIFRNVAYPTELRLQAFVPHYMDKRYQNKRPMNLTIEYGNQIGYGKEFRVKFMVVKKGQISNNTVTFSAYAPPFTTHAFGMNQRMLKLRCKRMDVSKNGSVNAILEAPPSSFVAPSGYYLLTVVNAGIPSISQWIRFTHNG comes from the exons ATGGTGTATGAAACAATGGTCATAATAATTTCTTGCACCAAATCCATGATTATCACAATCTTAATCTTGATCATCTTTTGTGCTGTGTTGATTAATGGTGCCAATGTAAAATCTAGTTCCTCTATAGGCACCAAAGGGCAATGGCAACTTCTATTTCACAATTCTGGTGTGGTCAGCATGCACATGGCTTTGACCAATCGGAACACGGTTATAATGTTTGACCAAACCGGAGCTGGCCAATCAGGTTACAAATTAAGAAAACGCTACAATGGAACACGGTGCACCACAAGTCACAATGATCTTGTGGATCCTACATGCTATGCACACTCAGTAGAGTATGACATTGCTGCTAACAAAGTTAGGCCTTTGAGGCTTGACACTGATACATGGTGTTCCTCTGGTTCATTTCTTAGCAATGGAACACTATTGCAAACTGGTGGATATGGCAATCGAGCTAAAAGCATAAGATTCTGTAGACcctgtggtggtggtggtggaaagAATCTTACATGTGGTTGGATTCAATCAAAGAAGACCCTTTTTGATGAACGGCGGTATGCTTCTAGTCAAATACTCGCAGAACATGAcagagttgttgttgttggtggaAGAAACGTATTCACATATGAATATGTACCAAAAATTAATCATGAAGAAAAATCTTTTGCTCTTCCATTCTTGCACCAAACCAATGACAAAAATTCAGGAGGGAACAATCTCTATCCTTTTCTTCATTTATCATCTGATGGGAACTTGTTCATTTTCGCAAACCGTGATTCAATCCTGCTCAATGCGAGAAGGAACCGGGTGATCAAGACATTCCCTCGGATCCCCGGACATGGATCAAGAAACTATCCAAGTTCAGGCTCATCTGTGATGCTACCTTTACATCATAAGGACAAGTTCCAAAAGGTGGAAGTTATGGTATGTGGTGGTTCTACTACTGGGGCATTCAGGGCTGCTAACAAGGGCATGTTCCTAGAAGGCTTAAGATCATGTGGGAGAATGGTAATTACAG GTAACCATCACAAATGGAACATGGAGTACATGCCGCAACCGCGCCTCCTCCATGACATGCTGATTCTCCCAACTGGCCAAATTTTGATCATCAATGGAGCAAAACATGGTTGTGCAGGGTTTGACAATGCAAGAAATGCTTCTCTTGAACCATACCTGTATAACCCCAAAAAGATATTTGGGAAGAGGTTCAAGGTGCTTAAGTCCACAAGCATTGCCAGAATGCACCATTCATCAGCAACCCTTCTTCCTGATGGAAGGGTCTTGGTTGGTGGTGGCAACCCTCATCCAAG GTACATATTTCGCAATGTGGCATACCCAACAGAATTGAGACTCCAAGCATTTGTTCCACACTACATGGACAAGAGGTACCAGAACAAGAGGCCTATGAACTTAACCATAGAATATGGTAATCAAATTGGGTACGGTAAAGAGTTTAGAGTGAAGTTTATGGTGGTTAAGAAGGGGCAAATTAGTAATAATACTGTAACGTTCAGTGCATATGCACCACCATTTACTACACATGCATTTGGCATGAATCAAAGGATGCTTAAGCTTAGGTGCAAGAGAATGGATGTGAGCAAAAATGGTTCAGTGAATGCAATTTTGGAAGCACCACCATCATCTTTTGTTGCACCTTCTGGTTACTACTTGCTCACTGTTGTTAATGCTGGAATTCCAAGCATTTCTCAATGGATTAGGTTCACACATAATGGTTAG